From the genome of Thermostichus vulcanus str. 'Rupite', one region includes:
- a CDS encoding acylphosphatase: MSDKVRVHVWVRGRVQGVGFRAYTEAMARKVGVQGWVRNLRDGRVEAVFEGSPSAVEAMVAWCEQGSPGSKVESLERRSEAPEDLEGFQIRPTPQEQEGS, translated from the coding sequence ATGAGCGACAAGGTACGGGTTCATGTTTGGGTGCGGGGACGGGTACAGGGGGTGGGGTTTCGTGCCTACACTGAGGCGATGGCCCGCAAGGTAGGAGTGCAGGGGTGGGTGCGTAATTTGCGGGATGGGCGAGTAGAAGCGGTTTTTGAGGGATCCCCATCGGCAGTGGAGGCAATGGTAGCCTGGTGTGAACAGGGTAGTCCTGGTTCTAAGGTGGAGTCCCTAGAGCGACGTTCGGAAGCACCTGAGGATCTAGAAGGCTTCCAGATTCGTCCCACACCACAAGAGCAAGAGGGGAGCTAA
- a CDS encoding PAS domain-containing sensor histidine kinase codes for MLTGFDALLENAPIGIFRLDLEGRCLFANSKLAEIYGYRSTAQLIRHLTDFGHRFYLQASTRSQTLQELLQANPQPSPSPHEFQIRNRQGQTLWVREQIYVVRSKAGDPLCFEGYVEDITAQKETEQALADSQARYQSLIWAIPEVLVILSQDGEYLELTYPPENAHLTSIPLQDFQGQSVRDLFTQDVADLLQRLIARCLATGSRQTLEYPVTTLNGEPRHREIRMVPYGSDRVLGLIRDITDRKQIELALLESQQRFWGIVESCNLGISLISLEAEAKPHGMNPALSEITGYSAEELRTLPLEAYIPDPADVETLKIFWQELVNGQRSHYELEHRCIRKDNQVIWVKSQVYVVKDENKQPLFAVSFLDDISDRKHIKSDLEKTKNQLEGIFNFCGQGIALMNFDPNPQYLSLNPAMAEITGYNEEDWLNLKIQDYTPHAEDQERGQILWEELISGYINNYEYEKIIRRKDGKEIWVHLQLFAVRSQQGDPLFILSFLEDISERKKAEIQLRSSLEDLARSEARYRALYEAIPDMLLQVDRQGLILSYKPPRGFSTVYESDCYLNRYVRDLFPEHWTVYFSSLLEQAFQTGQVQVVEYPLPQLSQGKIPEYREARLLSFGPDDAIVLVRDITLRKRLEAMQQAREAELQALVQKRTQDLERSLEFESILRRLTHQMRETLDESTILQTVVQELGTFLRVIFCDIGLYDKRRTYSQISYEYTTLETPGIGDRIWMQDFPFIYEQLWRGWSFQLCDLDRTRDPEISPPYLTKLACPIADDQGILGDLWLARPISESFSEWEIHLVQQMAAQCAIAIRQARLYLSSQAQVTELKKLNQLKDNFLATVSHELCTPLTNISLSIRMLKLSARTAPLDPKQVHYIEVLEQECEREISLINDFLELQKLDNHAPRLRQERLYLPTYLDPLIQEFRQHMQNRQQDFQVHWDPRLPFLQTDPRLLERVVRELLTNASKFTPAGGQIFLEALALDSDGSDELELRFTNTGVEIPIEQQESIFERFYRISQPDPWKHGGTGLGLALAREIANHLGGALRVESATHQTTFILSLPITGSC; via the coding sequence ATGCTGACTGGGTTTGATGCACTCCTAGAGAATGCCCCCATCGGGATCTTTCGTCTGGATTTGGAGGGGCGGTGTCTATTTGCGAACTCTAAGCTAGCGGAGATCTACGGATATCGTTCCACAGCGCAGCTGATTCGCCACCTAACGGATTTTGGGCATCGGTTTTATCTGCAAGCCTCCACCCGCAGCCAAACTTTGCAAGAACTGCTGCAAGCCAATCCACAACCTTCCCCATCCCCCCACGAGTTTCAAATCCGCAACAGACAAGGCCAAACCCTGTGGGTGCGAGAGCAGATTTATGTGGTTCGAAGTAAAGCTGGAGATCCGCTTTGTTTTGAAGGGTATGTAGAGGATATTACGGCACAGAAAGAAACTGAACAAGCTCTTGCAGACAGCCAGGCCCGTTACCAAAGCCTGATTTGGGCTATTCCTGAGGTGTTGGTCATTCTCAGTCAAGACGGGGAATATCTAGAGCTGACCTATCCGCCAGAAAATGCCCACCTCACCTCGATTCCACTACAAGATTTTCAAGGTCAATCTGTACGGGATTTGTTTACACAAGACGTTGCTGATTTATTACAAAGGCTGATTGCTCGCTGTTTGGCCACTGGATCCCGACAAACTCTAGAATATCCCGTCACCACCCTCAATGGAGAACCCCGCCACCGAGAAATTCGCATGGTGCCCTACGGATCAGACCGTGTCCTAGGTTTGATCCGAGATATCACCGATCGCAAACAAATAGAGTTGGCGCTCTTAGAAAGTCAGCAGCGGTTTTGGGGCATTGTGGAGTCCTGTAACTTGGGCATTTCCCTGATTTCTCTGGAGGCGGAAGCCAAGCCGCACGGCATGAACCCAGCCCTCAGCGAGATTACGGGGTATTCTGCAGAGGAACTGAGAACTTTACCTCTAGAAGCCTATATCCCTGATCCAGCCGATGTCGAGACTCTGAAAATCTTTTGGCAGGAATTGGTCAACGGTCAGCGTAGCCACTATGAACTAGAGCATCGCTGCATCCGAAAAGACAACCAAGTCATCTGGGTGAAGTCTCAGGTATATGTGGTCAAGGATGAGAATAAACAGCCGCTGTTCGCAGTTTCTTTCCTGGATGATATCAGCGATCGCAAACACATTAAGTCTGATCTCGAGAAAACCAAAAATCAACTGGAAGGCATCTTCAATTTCTGTGGGCAGGGAATTGCCCTGATGAACTTTGATCCCAATCCTCAGTACCTCAGTCTAAATCCAGCGATGGCGGAGATTACAGGATACAACGAGGAAGACTGGCTAAACTTAAAGATACAGGATTACACTCCTCATGCCGAAGATCAAGAGCGGGGACAAATCCTTTGGGAAGAGTTAATTTCTGGGTACATCAATAACTATGAATACGAAAAAATTATTCGACGCAAAGACGGCAAAGAAATTTGGGTTCATCTGCAGCTATTTGCAGTGCGATCTCAACAAGGGGATCCCCTGTTTATCTTGTCTTTTTTAGAAGATATCTCAGAGCGAAAAAAGGCAGAAATTCAATTGCGAAGCAGTCTGGAAGATTTGGCACGGAGTGAAGCCCGTTATCGTGCCCTGTATGAAGCAATCCCCGATATGCTGTTACAAGTGGATCGGCAAGGGTTAATCTTGTCCTACAAGCCCCCACGCGGATTTTCCACGGTCTACGAGAGTGATTGCTACCTCAATCGCTATGTTCGAGATCTTTTTCCAGAACACTGGACAGTCTATTTTAGCTCGTTGCTAGAGCAGGCGTTTCAAACGGGACAGGTTCAAGTAGTGGAATATCCACTGCCTCAGCTTTCTCAGGGGAAGATACCGGAATACCGAGAAGCCCGTCTGCTGTCGTTTGGACCGGATGATGCCATTGTATTGGTGCGAGATATCACCCTGCGTAAGCGGTTGGAAGCAATGCAACAGGCCCGTGAAGCTGAGTTACAAGCCCTGGTACAGAAACGGACGCAGGATCTGGAGCGCAGCTTAGAGTTCGAGTCAATCCTGCGTCGGCTCACCCATCAAATGCGCGAAACGCTGGATGAAAGCACTATTTTGCAGACGGTGGTGCAAGAGTTAGGTACTTTTTTAAGAGTAATCTTTTGTGATATAGGTCTTTACGATAAGCGCAGAACTTATTCACAGATCAGCTACGAATATACGACTCTGGAGACTCCTGGAATTGGCGATCGGATCTGGATGCAAGACTTTCCCTTTATTTACGAGCAGCTGTGGCGAGGCTGGAGTTTTCAATTGTGCGACCTCGATCGAACTAGGGATCCCGAAATTTCTCCTCCGTACCTCACGAAGCTGGCTTGCCCAATTGCCGATGATCAGGGCATTCTTGGCGATCTGTGGTTAGCACGACCGATATCGGAAAGCTTTAGTGAATGGGAAATTCATTTGGTGCAGCAAATGGCAGCACAGTGTGCCATTGCCATCCGCCAAGCCAGACTTTACCTCAGCAGCCAAGCCCAGGTGACCGAGCTGAAAAAGCTCAATCAGCTGAAGGATAACTTTCTCGCTACGGTCTCTCATGAGCTGTGCACTCCCCTGACCAATATCAGTCTCTCCATCCGCATGCTAAAGTTGAGTGCCAGAACGGCTCCTCTGGATCCGAAGCAGGTTCATTACATCGAGGTATTGGAGCAGGAATGCGAACGGGAGATTTCCCTAATCAATGATTTTCTGGAACTCCAGAAACTGGATAATCATGCCCCTAGACTCCGTCAAGAGCGACTGTACCTGCCTACGTACTTAGACCCCCTGATTCAGGAGTTTCGACAACACATGCAAAATCGGCAGCAAGACTTCCAAGTACATTGGGATCCCCGCTTGCCCTTTCTGCAAACGGATCCCCGCCTGTTGGAACGAGTGGTTAGGGAACTTCTCACCAATGCCAGCAAATTTACCCCGGCAGGAGGGCAAATTTTCCTAGAAGCTCTTGCTCTGGATTCTGATGGATCTGATGAATTGGAATTGCGATTTACCAATACGGGAGTTGAGATCCCGATTGAGCAGCAGGAATCTATCTTTGAGCGGTTTTATCGCATTTCGCAGCCGGATCCCTGGAAACACGGGGGGACAGGTCTGGGATTAGCCTTAGCCAGGGAGATCGCCAACCATCTGGGGGGGGCTTTGCGAGTGGAGAGTGCCACTCATCAGACTACCTTTATCCTCAGCTTGCCCATCACGGGATCCTGTTGA
- a CDS encoding NAD+ synthase: MKVALLQLNYTVGDLSGNAERIRQAVQEVAAAGAELAVTSELALLGYPPRDLLLYPALILKADQILDRLAKDLAGSIPVVVGSVLPNPIPAGRPLYNAAAWLEQGQIRHWFQKSLLPTYDVFDEDRYFEPGSQSQPFPYRGYRLGFTICEDVWNDRDFWQHRRYHRDPVEQMAQSGADLLINLSASPFSLGKQKLRVEMLGSLARKHALPILYVNQVGGNDDLIFDGASCALDRSGQVVAQAAAFQPDHLILDLAELTQSQGSPSIAAMPTGWPVEPEAQLYEALVLGTRDYVSKCGFQSVLLGLSGGIDSAVTAVIAAAALGPEQVLGVLMPSPYSSPGSLEDAYQLAENLGIPTLKLPIQSVMDSYRDLLAETFAGLPPDITEENLQSRIRGTILMALSNKFRRLLLTTGNKSELAVGYCTIYGDMSGGLAVISDVPKTWVYRLAHWINRQQERIPRSTLTKPPSAELRPEQQDSDSLPPYEILDGILQRHIEQHQSGPELVAQGYDPETVQRVLRLVEIAEFKRHQAPPGLRITDRAFGTGWRMPIAKRSEGIH, encoded by the coding sequence GTGAAAGTAGCACTGTTGCAACTGAACTATACCGTGGGGGATTTGAGCGGGAATGCTGAGCGGATCCGTCAGGCAGTGCAGGAAGTAGCGGCGGCAGGAGCTGAGTTGGCTGTTACCTCTGAGCTGGCGCTGCTGGGGTATCCCCCTCGAGATTTGTTACTTTACCCAGCCTTAATCCTCAAGGCCGACCAAATCCTGGATCGTTTAGCTAAAGACTTAGCGGGAAGCATCCCGGTTGTGGTGGGATCCGTACTGCCCAACCCAATTCCCGCAGGTCGTCCTCTTTACAATGCAGCGGCTTGGCTGGAACAAGGTCAGATCCGCCATTGGTTCCAAAAATCCCTGCTACCCACCTACGATGTTTTTGACGAAGATCGCTATTTCGAACCGGGATCCCAATCCCAACCGTTTCCCTACCGGGGATACCGCTTGGGCTTCACCATTTGTGAGGATGTTTGGAACGACCGCGATTTTTGGCAACACCGTCGTTACCATCGGGATCCGGTCGAACAGATGGCCCAATCGGGTGCTGATCTCCTGATTAACCTCTCGGCTTCCCCCTTTAGTCTGGGCAAACAAAAGCTGCGGGTGGAGATGCTGGGATCCCTGGCTCGCAAGCACGCTTTGCCGATCCTCTACGTGAACCAGGTGGGGGGCAATGATGACTTGATCTTTGATGGAGCCAGTTGTGCCCTGGATCGCTCAGGGCAAGTTGTGGCCCAGGCTGCTGCCTTTCAACCGGATCATCTCATCCTGGATTTGGCTGAACTCACCCAATCCCAGGGATCCCCCTCCATCGCGGCAATGCCCACTGGCTGGCCTGTGGAGCCGGAAGCCCAACTTTACGAAGCCTTGGTGCTGGGTACCCGCGACTATGTCAGCAAATGTGGATTTCAGTCGGTGCTGTTGGGGTTATCTGGGGGGATCGACTCCGCCGTTACGGCAGTCATTGCTGCTGCCGCCCTTGGGCCAGAACAGGTGTTGGGAGTGCTGATGCCTTCCCCCTACTCCAGCCCAGGCAGCCTAGAAGATGCCTATCAACTGGCCGAGAATCTGGGGATCCCCACCCTGAAGTTGCCAATTCAATCTGTGATGGATAGCTACCGCGACCTCTTGGCGGAGACCTTTGCCGGACTGCCCCCCGATATTACCGAAGAAAACCTGCAATCCCGCATTCGCGGCACAATCCTGATGGCATTGTCCAATAAGTTTCGGCGGCTGCTGCTCACCACCGGCAACAAATCGGAGCTGGCGGTGGGCTACTGCACCATCTACGGAGATATGTCCGGTGGACTGGCGGTGATTTCTGATGTGCCCAAAACCTGGGTTTATCGGCTGGCCCATTGGATCAACCGACAACAGGAGCGGATCCCACGCTCTACCTTAACCAAGCCCCCTTCCGCGGAGCTGCGGCCCGAGCAACAGGATAGCGATAGCCTACCCCCCTACGAGATTCTGGACGGGATCCTGCAGCGACACATCGAACAGCACCAATCAGGCCCGGAGTTGGTGGCGCAAGGGTATGATCCGGAGACGGTACAGCGGGTTTTGAGGTTGGTAGAAATCGCCGAGTTTAAGCGACACCAAGCCCCCCCTGGCTTACGAATCACGGATCGGGCCTTTGGAACCGGCTGGCGCATGCCGATTGCCAAGCGCAGTGAGGGCATTCACTGA
- the ndhO gene encoding NAD(P)H-quinone oxidoreductase subunit O, with amino-acid sequence MAIKRGSLVRAVREHLEGSLEAQASDAFIPNYVFETAGEVVDMKDDYLQIKFGVVPTPTIWLRVDQVEEIGG; translated from the coding sequence ATGGCGATTAAACGGGGAAGCTTAGTACGAGCCGTCCGCGAACACTTGGAAGGGAGCCTAGAAGCCCAAGCCAGTGATGCCTTCATCCCCAACTACGTCTTCGAGACCGCTGGAGAGGTGGTGGATATGAAAGACGACTACCTGCAGATCAAGTTTGGTGTTGTCCCTACCCCCACCATTTGGCTGCGGGTAGATCAAGTGGAGGAGATTGGTGGCTGA
- a CDS encoding cell division protein FtsQ/DivIB — protein MVPLAPPTREQLLQRRRLLRQQRRGRFWQGSWRLTSSMAVLAVLVLGLRQPYWQIRQPEQIQVEGTDWVDPDWVRSQLPLRYPLDIWQVQPVALEEALLGSPTQPSPIKSVQVRRRLLPVGVIVQIRERQPVARAMRADQLGLVDLEGNWLALNFFQDFQKNSALGSTADRSTRPLPQLELLGWESHTPEQWALLLNTLQQSHIPIEAVDWQGGEGITLRTELGNVYLGPISDRLALQIQTLNQMRDLRRYCDCTPEEIIHIDLTSPTVPTLQLTPSASQERWQLELP, from the coding sequence ATGGTTCCTCTGGCTCCTCCCACACGCGAACAACTGTTGCAGCGCCGCCGACTTCTCCGTCAGCAACGGCGTGGTCGGTTTTGGCAAGGGTCCTGGCGACTGACCAGTTCAATGGCTGTCCTGGCGGTGCTGGTGCTGGGGCTACGACAGCCCTACTGGCAGATCCGCCAGCCAGAACAGATCCAGGTAGAAGGTACCGATTGGGTGGATCCCGATTGGGTGCGCTCCCAGTTGCCGTTGCGCTATCCGCTCGATATTTGGCAGGTGCAACCTGTTGCTCTAGAAGAGGCCCTGCTCGGATCTCCGACTCAACCTTCTCCTATCAAAAGTGTTCAGGTGCGGCGACGGCTGCTGCCGGTAGGTGTGATCGTCCAGATTCGAGAACGACAACCAGTGGCGCGAGCGATGCGGGCCGATCAACTGGGTTTGGTGGATCTTGAAGGCAACTGGCTGGCCCTCAACTTTTTTCAGGATTTTCAAAAAAATAGTGCTCTTGGTAGTACTGCCGATCGTTCCACCCGTCCTCTGCCCCAGTTGGAATTACTGGGTTGGGAGAGCCATACCCCGGAGCAATGGGCGCTTTTGCTTAACACTCTGCAGCAGTCTCACATTCCGATCGAGGCGGTGGATTGGCAAGGGGGCGAGGGGATCACCTTGCGCACCGAGCTGGGGAATGTCTACCTAGGACCCATTTCCGACCGATTGGCGCTACAAATTCAAACCCTCAACCAAATGCGGGATCTGCGCCGTTACTGTGACTGCACCCCTGAAGAAATTATCCACATTGATCTGACCAGTCCCACTGTCCCTACCTTGCAACTCACCCCTAGCGCCAGCCAAGAGCGTTGGCAGCTAGAGCTGCCCTAA
- a CDS encoding energy-coupling factor ABC transporter ATP-binding protein codes for MNVPPPPEVAVDAKQLWMAYPGHPPVLQGIDLQVKVGEHLGVIGPNGVGKTTLFLTLCGLLPIHSGHVTVLGQPLVPGEFRPEVGLVFQDPNDQLFAPTVAEDVAFGLRNLGGSEQEIAAGVQAALHHTGTLHLAERPPHQLSGGEKRMVAIAGILAMRPQLVLYDEPTANLDLRARRRLIQFLHHTPQTLLLASHDLELVLEVCDRVILLDQGRIWAAGSPTAVMSNPDLMAAHGLEVPHSLRR; via the coding sequence ATGAACGTTCCGCCCCCCCCTGAAGTGGCAGTGGATGCCAAGCAGTTGTGGATGGCTTACCCCGGTCATCCACCCGTGTTGCAAGGGATCGATCTGCAGGTCAAGGTTGGGGAGCATCTGGGGGTGATTGGCCCGAATGGCGTGGGTAAGACTACCCTGTTCCTCACCCTCTGTGGTCTGTTGCCGATTCACTCTGGCCACGTGACCGTGTTGGGGCAGCCGCTTGTGCCAGGGGAGTTTCGCCCGGAAGTGGGGTTGGTGTTTCAGGATCCCAATGATCAACTGTTTGCCCCTACTGTTGCCGAAGATGTGGCCTTCGGATTGCGCAACTTGGGTGGTTCGGAACAGGAGATCGCCGCTGGCGTTCAGGCAGCGCTCCACCACACCGGTACCCTACACTTGGCCGAGCGCCCTCCCCATCAGCTTTCGGGTGGTGAAAAACGCATGGTGGCGATTGCCGGGATCCTGGCAATGCGACCGCAACTGGTTCTTTACGATGAGCCGACCGCCAACTTGGATCTGCGAGCGCGACGGCGACTGATTCAGTTTCTGCACCACACTCCGCAAACGCTGCTGCTGGCTTCCCACGATCTGGAACTGGTTCTGGAGGTGTGCGACCGGGTGATTCTGCTGGATCAGGGCCGGATTTGGGCAGCGGGATCCCCAACCGCAGTGATGAGCAACCCGGATTTGATGGCAGCCCATGGCTTGGAGGTACCCCACTCCCTACGCCGTTAA
- a CDS encoding carbon dioxide-concentrating mechanism protein CcmK produces MPIAVGMIETRGFPAVVEAADAMVKAARVTLVGYEKIGSGRVTVIVRGDVSEVQASVAAGLESAKRVSGGEILSHHIIARPHENLEFVLPIRYTEAVEQFRT; encoded by the coding sequence ATGCCTATCGCAGTAGGAATGATCGAAACCCGCGGGTTTCCGGCAGTGGTGGAAGCTGCCGATGCCATGGTGAAGGCAGCTCGCGTTACCTTGGTGGGTTACGAAAAAATCGGCAGTGGCCGGGTCACGGTGATCGTGCGGGGTGATGTCTCGGAAGTGCAGGCTTCGGTGGCCGCTGGTTTGGAGTCGGCCAAGCGGGTGAGTGGTGGCGAGATTCTGTCTCACCACATCATTGCCCGTCCCCACGAAAACTTAGAGTTTGTCTTGCCCATTCGCTACACCGAAGCGGTCGAGCAGTTCCGTACCTAA
- a CDS encoding carbon dioxide-concentrating mechanism protein CcmK: MAIAVGMIETLGFPAVVEAADAMVKAARVTLVGYEKISSGRVTVIVRGDVSEVQASVSAGIDSVKRVNGGQLLSWHIIARPHENLEYVLPIRYTEDVAQFREGVNAIRPFTRP, encoded by the coding sequence ATGGCTATTGCAGTCGGCATGATTGAAACCTTGGGCTTTCCCGCAGTGGTGGAGGCCGCCGATGCCATGGTGAAGGCAGCTCGTGTCACCTTGGTGGGCTACGAAAAAATCAGCAGTGGCCGGGTCACGGTAATCGTGCGCGGTGATGTCTCGGAAGTGCAGGCTTCGGTGTCTGCCGGGATCGACTCTGTGAAGCGGGTCAATGGCGGTCAACTGCTCTCCTGGCACATCATCGCCCGTCCCCACGAAAACTTGGAGTATGTTCTTCCGATTCGGTATACGGAAGATGTGGCCCAGTTCCGCGAAGGGGTAAATGCCATCCGTCCCTTCACCCGTCCCTGA
- a CDS encoding EutN/CcmL family microcompartment protein, whose protein sequence is MRIAIVRGTVTSTQKDPSLTGVKFLLVQYVDLQGQPQPDYAVAADPVGAGTDEWVLVSQGSAARQPQGNEARPLDAVVMAIIDTVSVSGRSLYNKRDQR, encoded by the coding sequence ATGCGTATCGCCATCGTCCGGGGCACCGTCACCAGCACCCAGAAGGATCCCAGCCTGACGGGCGTTAAGTTTCTGTTGGTGCAGTACGTCGATCTGCAGGGGCAGCCGCAACCGGACTACGCAGTGGCCGCCGATCCTGTGGGGGCCGGAACCGACGAGTGGGTACTGGTCAGCCAGGGCAGTGCTGCCCGCCAGCCGCAGGGGAATGAAGCTCGCCCTCTGGATGCGGTGGTCATGGCGATTATCGATACGGTTAGCGTCAGTGGGCGCTCCCTTTACAACAAGCGAGATCAGCGCTAG
- a CDS encoding ribulose bisphosphate carboxylase small subunit produces MPVRTYAAPPTPWSRELAEPDIDPSAYVHSFSNLIGDVRVEAQVLIAPGTSIRADEGSPFHIGEGSNVQDGVVIHGLEQGRVVGEDGKPYSVWIGKNTSIAHMSLIHGPAYVGNNCFIGFRSTVFNARVGDGCIVMLHCLIQDVEIPPGKYVPSGSIITTQAEADRLPNVQDSDAKFAQHVIGINQALREGYQCSENLVCIAPIRNELQSSTHKTATETATMTYSSHRANGWNGGGSHLKPEVVEQIRALLAQGYRVGLEYADARRFRTSSWQSESPITSTREAEVMQSLGAILAEHQGEYVRLLGIDPKAKRRVLEQIIQTPDGPAQVAGGSARIPSAPGASAAPAIPSGEGLNLEDQIRSLLAQGYRVGLEAADARRYRTSSWQTLGNLSGQPREILAAIQAALAEHSGKYVRLLGIDPKAKRRVLEQVIQTPQGQVSHSSAGGGKAAGAASGGRTAGLELGLQEEVHRLLAQGYRIGYEYADERRFKTSSWKSGPTIRATRGPEVLAKLTAALAEHSGEYVRLIGIDPKAKKRVFEKIVQTPHRSPSMAGSPSTPIAPSSTSASTPSSTRLDAEVLTQVQQLLGQGYRIGTEHADKRRFRTSSWQSCSPIEATQIPQVVAALEACLEEHRGEYVRLLGIDPKAKRRVLEQIIQTP; encoded by the coding sequence ATGCCTGTACGTACCTATGCTGCGCCGCCGACCCCTTGGTCTCGTGAATTGGCGGAACCCGATATCGACCCCTCTGCTTATGTGCATTCCTTCTCCAATTTGATTGGGGATGTGCGGGTGGAAGCGCAGGTGCTGATTGCGCCGGGCACTTCCATCCGAGCTGACGAGGGATCCCCTTTTCACATTGGCGAGGGATCCAACGTTCAAGATGGGGTGGTGATCCATGGCCTCGAGCAGGGACGGGTTGTTGGGGAAGATGGCAAGCCCTACTCTGTCTGGATCGGGAAGAATACCTCCATCGCTCACATGTCCCTGATTCATGGGCCAGCCTATGTGGGTAATAACTGCTTTATCGGCTTTCGCTCGACAGTATTTAACGCCCGGGTCGGGGATGGCTGCATCGTTATGTTGCACTGTCTGATTCAGGATGTAGAAATCCCCCCTGGCAAATATGTGCCCTCCGGCTCGATCATCACCACCCAAGCAGAAGCCGACCGACTGCCCAATGTCCAGGACAGCGATGCCAAGTTTGCCCAGCATGTGATCGGTATTAACCAGGCGTTGCGGGAGGGTTACCAATGCAGCGAAAACCTGGTCTGTATTGCCCCGATCCGCAACGAACTGCAATCGAGCACCCATAAAACGGCTACGGAGACTGCAACCATGACCTATTCCTCCCATCGCGCCAACGGCTGGAACGGCGGTGGATCCCATCTCAAGCCTGAGGTGGTGGAACAAATTCGCGCCCTATTGGCCCAGGGCTATCGAGTTGGCCTTGAATATGCCGATGCTCGCCGCTTCCGTACCTCCTCCTGGCAAAGTGAAAGCCCGATCACCAGTACCCGCGAAGCTGAGGTGATGCAGTCGTTGGGGGCAATTCTGGCCGAGCACCAGGGGGAATATGTGCGCCTGTTGGGGATCGATCCGAAGGCCAAACGGCGGGTCTTGGAGCAGATTATCCAAACGCCCGATGGCCCTGCCCAAGTGGCTGGAGGATCAGCTCGGATCCCGTCAGCCCCTGGCGCAAGTGCTGCACCGGCTATCCCTTCCGGCGAGGGTCTAAACCTAGAAGATCAGATCCGATCCCTGTTGGCACAGGGGTATCGAGTCGGGCTAGAAGCCGCCGATGCCCGTCGTTACCGTACCTCCTCCTGGCAAACGTTGGGTAACCTGAGTGGCCAACCCCGCGAGATTCTCGCTGCCATCCAAGCCGCTCTAGCGGAGCACTCAGGGAAATATGTGCGGTTGCTGGGGATTGATCCCAAGGCCAAACGGCGGGTTCTGGAGCAGGTGATTCAAACCCCGCAAGGGCAGGTGAGTCACAGTTCTGCTGGTGGAGGCAAGGCTGCTGGGGCTGCGTCTGGAGGAAGGACCGCTGGGTTAGAGCTGGGGCTGCAGGAGGAAGTTCATCGTCTCTTGGCCCAGGGTTATCGCATCGGCTATGAATACGCGGATGAACGTCGCTTTAAGACCTCATCTTGGAAGAGTGGCCCCACCATTCGCGCCACCCGTGGGCCGGAGGTGCTGGCCAAGTTGACCGCAGCATTGGCGGAACACAGCGGCGAGTATGTGCGCCTGATTGGCATCGACCCCAAGGCCAAAAAACGGGTCTTTGAGAAGATTGTTCAAACACCCCACCGCTCGCCCTCGATGGCAGGATCCCCCTCCACCCCCATCGCCCCATCTTCTACCAGTGCCTCCACCCCCTCCTCCACCCGTCTTGATGCCGAAGTCTTGACACAGGTACAACAGCTACTCGGCCAAGGCTATCGCATCGGTACCGAACACGCGGATAAGCGTCGATTCCGCACCTCCTCTTGGCAAAGCTGTAGCCCCATCGAAGCAACCCAGATCCCTCAGGTGGTGGCGGCTCTAGAAGCCTGTCTAGAGGAGCATCGGGGCGAATATGTGCGCCTGTTGGGCATTGATCCCAAGGCCAAGCGGCGGGTGTTGGAGCAGATCATCCAAACCCCCTAA
- a CDS encoding BMC domain-containing protein gives MSTSLGLIQTRSFPVIVRIADAMTKSAGVTLIGFEKTSGGYCTAIVRGGIADVRIAIEEGIELARHFDQEELSSLVIPRPLPNLEVVLPISNKLSQLAQNRGYSRLSNLAVGLLETRGFPAMVGAADTMLKTADVQLAAYETIGDGLCTAIIRGTVANVAIAIDAGMYEAERIGELHAIAVIPRPLDELEQALPVASCFVAQPVSLPVAIPQAQEQEVQRSDTAVERIPVYLEPPETP, from the coding sequence ATGTCAACCTCTCTGGGCCTGATTCAGACACGCAGCTTCCCGGTGATCGTGCGCATTGCCGATGCCATGACCAAATCAGCCGGGGTGACTCTGATCGGCTTCGAGAAAACCTCCGGGGGCTACTGTACCGCGATCGTGCGGGGGGGCATTGCCGATGTGCGGATTGCCATCGAAGAGGGGATCGAGCTGGCCCGTCATTTCGACCAGGAGGAGCTCTCCAGTTTGGTGATCCCGCGTCCGCTGCCCAATTTGGAGGTGGTGCTGCCAATTAGCAACAAGCTTTCCCAACTGGCGCAAAATCGCGGTTATAGCCGCCTCAGCAACTTGGCGGTGGGCCTGCTAGAAACACGGGGTTTCCCGGCCATGGTCGGGGCTGCCGATACGATGTTGAAAACCGCCGATGTGCAACTGGCCGCCTATGAAACGATTGGGGATGGCCTTTGTACGGCAATTATACGGGGCACAGTAGCCAATGTGGCGATTGCCATCGATGCTGGCATGTACGAAGCGGAGCGCATCGGAGAATTGCACGCGATTGCGGTGATTCCGCGCCCCCTCGACGAGCTGGAACAAGCCCTGCCTGTGGCCAGCTGTTTTGTGGCTCAGCCCGTCAGCTTGCCGGTGGCCATTCCCCAGGCCCAAGAACAAGAGGTTCAACGCAGCGATACAGCTGTGGAGCGGATCCCCGTTTATCTGGAACCGCCTGAGACCCCCTGA